ATCATTAACTAGATTCATTAGACATAACTTCAAAATGCCCAAATCAGAATTCTAAGGGGAAACTATAAGAAACTGTAAGTCAAGCACGCAAACATTTTGGCTAGTTCTTTCTTCAGTGTACTGAAGAAAGCATGATCCAAAACGATTGTCTACTTGTAGTTTTACCTTAccagtacagtatgtacacaaATAATCTCCCGATATCTACAGAATCTGATAATTGCAATAACCTGTGCTACAGAATGTCCACATCATCTTTCTTCTCAATTGGGTCAACagcattttatatgcattttagtGTAACATATGTACGACtccactactgtactgtatatgttgtaGGGAATAAGACAAGCAGGTTGCGAATGTCCACGTTCAATGAAAGCGTCAGCCTACCTGTCTGCTGTGTGGTTGTAAGAGTCCTCCAGGCTGCATGTTGTTCCTCTGCATGCGCTGCTGTAGCTGCTGCTGTAGCTGCTGCTGCGTGAGTTGGGAATGACTGGCTTGGGAGGGCagctgtggctgctgctgcaAATAGTGAGCCAACGGCAGCTGACCAGGTCCTCCAGGCATGGGCGCCATCTTCCCGGGAGAATCAGGGTCGAAATGGCTTAATGGCTTGGTGTTGTTAAAGGAGTAATGGTCTGGGTTCATGGTGTTCTTATTCATCATGCCAGGTTGGAGAGTGCTGGCATGTGGCGCtgcttgttgctgctgctgctgctgaaccgACTGAGGCTGAGACATCATCATGTTCAGGTTGTTTGATTGGGTGGAAGTCATGGCCTTGTAAAGCTGCATGTTGCTGGCTGGGTTACTGGTGTTGGTCACCATGGGGTTTTGAGGGCTGAAGGTATGTTGCTGAATGGTGGGGCTGGAAAGCTTGTCAGGCCTGTAAGGCGGTGATGGCCTCGTGCTTGAGGAAGACAGGTTCGGGAGCATGCTGGCTTGAGGGCTCTGGATGCTGTTGCTGGGAAGGCTTGTGGCCGCCATGTTGGGCAACATGGGGTTCTGAGGGCTGAACGGGGGCTGGCCCAGAGCTGGACTAGCAAGCTTCTCAGGTCTATAAGGAGGCGAGGGCCCAGTGGAGGGTGGGTTATTGGAAGTCATGTTGGAGATCAGGGAATTCTGAGGGCTCTGAATATTGCTGGCCAGATTGTTTTGTGGGCTGAATGGCTGCTGGTGTGGGGAGGAACTGGGCAGTTTCTCTGTCCTGTAGGGTGGAGAAGGCCCCGAAGACTGCATAGGTGGCCAGTTGGATACCTGAgctgcttgttgttgttgttggtgttgctGGTTCGTGGAGCTGTGCTTGCTGGCAGCCATCTGTTTCAACTGCTGGGCATGCGATACCTCATGCCAACTCGACAAGGCAGCAGAGAGCATGGGCGAGCGGGCTTGACTCTGGCTTTGATTCTGCCCGCTTGCAGACAAGGCCGATGGCACAGGTTTGGAGGAATGTGACAGGGTGTATGGGGTGCCAGCTGAAGGGGGACCAACTTGGGGCGAGCCCACAGAGGCCTGACTAAAACCCGGGGAAAACTCCTTGCTGGTCAGGTGGTTCTCCAAGTGCGAGGTGGTCTGAGGGGAACATTTGGGGGTGCCGTTTGCATCAGGGTGCATAAAACCTACGCTAACTGGTTCATCCAAAATCTCGTTGAGAGAGGGGTCCAGCTCGTTGAGAGAGGGGTCTGGGTTTTTGGTCAGTTCGTCTAGGAGCTCTTGCAGTTCTTGCTCAACCGACTGGGGGCCATTGGAGTCATAAGGAAGCATGCTGTTGTGTCTACCCCCCGGGCTCTGCTTGATCTCTGAGGAGAAAGGAGAGCCCATGCCATTGCCATTCATTTGTCCTAAATGACTGGCTACTGGCACACTTGATGCAAAGGGAGAGTTCTGCAGGTCAGGCCTTGATATGCTGTTGTTGGACCCTTGGCCCATCGCCAATGTAACATCTTCAAGGCAGAGTCTCTTGCTGTTCCCTGGGATCATACCATCTGAGATGCCATTAACTGCAGACGAGCTACCATCCACCAGCTTTCTCTTGATTGACCCTTGTAGCTGGAAGATAAACAAGAGGGATTTGCATTAAAACATGTAACTCAGAGATCAGAATACCATCAAAAGACATGCGTGCAAGAGGAAAGGCATCCGTGTGCTTTGTAAACAGCACCTGAATCATTTGAAATATGTATAGGAAAGAAATTATGatctggtggggggggggttgaagagcaacaagaaaacattgtttttttgacAAAAGCCATAATCAAAGTTAACAAAGAGAACTGTAGAACACAGCAGTGTACCAGATTAAATGGAAACATTTAATCACACTAGTTTCAATCATTAATAAGAACACAGATTAAAACAATGCCCCCACAACGAACGACAGCATCACCTGaaactgtttgttgtttattCTCTCATCTGAAAGAGTCGCACAACACTAGACTGGTGGTGGGAGTTACACTGAGACCAACAAACTCCATTCAAAATTGCCCGCTGTGCCACTAAACCCCTTTTGTGATACTTCAAAAGTAAAGATGAAtctgtaaaatgaaaacatttcttgGGGCCATTGGTGGAAGTCTTTGGAATTTGGTTTTCACCTTCCCCTTGTCAAGGTTGTCAGTAGGCAAGAGGAGCTAGGAAACAGACCTAGGTTACCAAGCGTTTCCTCCAAAACAAAACTCTAAAGCCCAAGATAACTCTAAAGTTAAACAGACTCAACAAAGTTATGCAAAGAGCCTGGCACTCTGCTATTGCAAGAACCAAACAGTTGAAATATTCCACATTCCACATTCCACAAACTATGCTGCTGAAAGAAGACTCTCTGCTACGCTCCCACAGTACAAACTTAATAGCACAAGTCATTTTATTCAAACTTTTCCAAATGACATTACGCTTCAGAGGAAATACAGGTCTTAGCAAACCTCATGTTTTATAATGGATGGCTTCACAGATAGAACAATCTTGGACTAGCTTACCTGAGGTAACAATAGGTAGACTAAAGTGCTAGTCAGGGTCGGGGAAACCAGACATTAACAATGTGAGTGAAACACTTAACCCCCAAAAGAAGCCTGGTAAGATCTGGagcattttaaatgtcataaTCTTCCTTTTAACCTGGAGCTAACCCAGgctttcaaattatttatttttacttcaacaTCATTGGCTGTTTTAACCAAAAAGGTTGGACAGCTcggatatgaatcaataaatgaaAACTTCCTGGTAATCACTCTATGTGCTGAAGATCACATGGTCCAACTGCAGCCAGGTTACTGAAAATGTAACTCCAGAAtggaagactcccattgcgtagcagtttaagccattcctggtttcactaggagtttaataaaacatctgagcttgttaactatacccactgtgactaatcaagcacatattaaaacctggaccGGTGGAACtactatgcaacaggagtcttatttgccTCCCTGAAACTGCCCTTTACCTCTTTTTTTCCTTCCAATCACAGTAAAATGATCAGCTTCAAAATTACGATACCAGAGGTAGGTTAACTTTGGTGCATGGGCATCTATTGTATGCTACCAGAATTTGCagaatattttgaatattttatttcaaatacctTAGTGTTACATTAACCATGGAAAAAAGTACTGCAAACTCTCCAGATCCCCCCTCCCCCTATAGAATTACACTCTTCCCAAACAGTTTCATGCACCCTCAATGATTCCAGACCATCCTGACCATTGAACCTACTaatctggtttttatttttagaaagggcACACAGCCACTCGCCCGGCTTGCTGCCTGCCTGCTCTGCTGTTTCACTGTGTGGTAAGTGTTTTGACAACTGTCTCCATACGTTCGTGACTCAGCAGTGATTAAAGTGTCTGTATGAGGTTATACACATCTAGAGCAGCTAGCCAAGCTCGCAGGGAAACACACAGATTCAGGAACTGTACCAAATGGCTGCAGTATTCCCCGATATCAGTGTGAGATACCTACTGGAAATGTATCTGATGGCTTGTATTAGATTGAAAATATGTCTCATTAGGATCAGctatactgttttattattcttatttaactatattaTACTAAATATAGTAGATGTTCAAGATCCCACACATGCCTCTCATGCGGTGGATAGCAGCCAGTATCATAAAGCACCCTATACAACATGCATTAGAATAGATCATTAAGTTAGAATAATTAAGCGGTACAGTTGATCTTAACGAGATATCGTTCCCATCTGATATCTACCTACTGTACTTGGTGCACTCTTAAACTGATTAGCGACATATTCCCGAATACCAGGAGGTGTTTGCAGTGCCATCAACACTCAAGCCATTACACAATAAATCTACAAAATAGCCCCATTTCTCCAGATTCATTTTGACCCCTCATTTGTCGCGGACGTCAATGAGACCAAATCAGAAATCTTCACTGAAAACCACTCTCTTTTTAGGTACCTGCTGCATAATCCAGAGCCATTACACACAAAATTCAGAACAGCAAGTGTTTCTTAATATTCTCTTTGTTTGCAGCTGCCTCTGGTTTGCTTGCTCTCTGGTTTGTTTGCATAGCATTTCACACGCACTATTTAGGATCATAAAGCGCACTGACTAATCAATCTCATGAACACAATTTTTCCACCAGACGAAAGCTCTTGCTGAAGGACACTTTTAATGCAAAGCGGGcatgaaaatacattaaaaaatacattaaacagctCCGTTGACACATTCCATTTGACCCAATAAACTTAGCAAACCACACATGAACCACTAAGACATTTCATTCATGGGGCTTGTAAGTGTGCTATGCGCTTCTTATTccttttataattgtaattggtggcgttttgtttttttcagggaaaaataaattgcactaCTGGCGATCTGGAGTAAAGAGCTTTAAGAATATAAGCTATTTGTTATACTGATCAACATAGAGTTAACCTGGCTATGTTTCAACATTGAGATAAAGTTAGTCCCTTACAGTTTGACCTGAGTAGAACTGCAGTATTCAATATCATCTGCTCATTTAGAAAACCTACTGGAATATGTTTTGGTTGGTATAATGTGATTTGATTTGACCAGATTGGGATAATCCGAAATTCCCTTTTCTTTCAGTGTTGCACAGCTAGAGTGAGGCACACAGAGAAGCAAAGGACTCATTCATCCCTTCCAACAACAATGCTGCTTTAGAAAACCATTGAATAACCCCCCCCACCGCCTGGAGATAAAAAGAGAGCTCATTTAACATCTCTTACGCGTACATGTGACTTCCATTGTAAACGATCCGAGAGGCAGCGACGCATCTGCAGAGGGTAAGAATTTATCAACGAGCGCAGGCTGCTACTTTCAGAAAGGCTTGCTCCTTCAGCCAAAAAACACTGCAGCAACATTTTAACACATAAATGAGAAGACAAGTCTCCCTGAATGTTTTTCTTCAATTGTTCATTCCGTGTTGATGAAAGGTCAGGGAGTACACAAACAAATATCTGTTTTAAGTGAAGTCCAAACGGTAGTAAAATGAGTgctggagacaaaaa
This window of the Polyodon spathula isolate WHYD16114869_AA chromosome 7, ASM1765450v1, whole genome shotgun sequence genome carries:
- the LOC121318661 gene encoding mastermind-like domain-containing protein 1, which encodes MLLVSQRVDAPRMEPLQGSIKRKLVDGSSSAVNGISDGMIPGNSKRLCLEDVTLAMGQGSNNSISRPDLQNSPFASSVPVASHLGQMNGNGMGSPFSSEIKQSPGGRHNSMLPYDSNGPQSVEQELQELLDELTKNPDPSLNELDPSLNEILDEPVSVGFMHPDANGTPKCSPQTTSHLENHLTSKEFSPGFSQASVGSPQVGPPSAGTPYTLSHSSKPVPSALSASGQNQSQSQARSPMLSAALSSWHEVSHAQQLKQMAASKHSSTNQQHQQQQQAAQVSNWPPMQSSGPSPPYRTEKLPSSSPHQQPFSPQNNLASNIQSPQNSLISNMTSNNPPSTGPSPPYRPEKLASPALGQPPFSPQNPMLPNMAATSLPSNSIQSPQASMLPNLSSSSTRPSPPYRPDKLSSPTIQQHTFSPQNPMVTNTSNPASNMQLYKAMTSTQSNNLNMMMSQPQSVQQQQQQQAAPHASTLQPGMMNKNTMNPDHYSFNNTKPLSHFDPDSPGKMAPMPGGPGQLPLAHYLQQQPQLPSQASHSQLTQQQLQQQLQQRMQRNNMQPGGLLQPHSRQEQSPGMVPRLQDPSSIPSAGTRAGMGNGYMKHAALKQQLIRKQQQHLLQEKQRQLDQLNGNRMECKEQGFRGQQLTQFPGVARPLPQDCGHPIPNPSASPAMIPHNPAMLPNRLGIPPGAIPQSSRTMGVFPSNAGSQPGLYHSAHSDFNMPQRSQGMLGMGIPTQPAVRSGMPSSSFNQLASAPALQQHLRHSLSQQASGMPRITNISGMPPQMWAAQQGIPRMPSAGQMDPNLQQFPGSPMFSKAPMRPGLPSQFVQTGAPPNQMAPGLIRHMQKLNPAQGNPLANQPIRNRGPLSAMAGMKPIPPSMASLSQVHHPPQGLAPPSYPSSGKPTAAYNGVSPKLPPYEFLQQQNSGPLQTTGGEVDFIDSFMGEEWMHHLNVIDEYLGQHS